In the Candidatus Mycosynbacter amalyticus genome, one interval contains:
- the chaB gene encoding putative cation transport regulator ChaB: MPYSDKSELPDSVKNVLPAHAQDIYKEAFNSAYDEYQHKEDRRDDASREEVAHRVAWSAVKQKYHKGDDDKWHLNNS, from the coding sequence ATGCCATACTCAGACAAAAGTGAATTACCCGACAGCGTAAAGAATGTGCTCCCTGCGCATGCCCAAGATATTTACAAAGAAGCATTTAACAGCGCCTACGACGAGTACCAACACAAGGAAGATCGTCGCGATGACGCCTCGCGCGAAGAAGTCGCGCATCGTGTCGCTTGGAGTGCAGTTAAGCAGAAATACCATAAAGGTGACGACGACAAATGGCACCTAAATAACAGCTAG
- a CDS encoding PspC domain-containing protein has translation MTKRLYRSAQDRKIAGVCAGIAEYFNIDPTIIRVIAVLLLLPGGLPGFLPYIILWIVVPTAPVTTQPRSE, from the coding sequence ATGACTAAACGACTCTATCGTTCCGCACAGGACCGCAAAATCGCTGGCGTCTGCGCTGGCATCGCAGAATATTTCAATATTGACCCGACTATTATTCGCGTCATAGCCGTGCTTTTGCTACTTCCTGGCGGACTACCTGGATTTTTGCCGTATATCATACTTTGGATTGTTGTACCAACGGCACCTGTTACCACGCAACCCCGCTCAGAATAA
- a CDS encoding FKBP-type peptidyl-prolyl cis-trans isomerase gives MNDSQLEGTKLANFTPLPKVAELQIIDTVEGTGETVPEGATITAHYTGALCVDGTIFQSSHDFDEPITFPLDRVIAGWTEGVPGMKVGGTRRLIIPSEKAYGSVRAAANIPPNSDLVFDIELVAIK, from the coding sequence ATGAATGATTCCCAACTCGAAGGTACAAAACTTGCTAACTTTACTCCCCTGCCAAAAGTCGCAGAGTTGCAGATTATCGATACGGTCGAAGGAACTGGCGAGACAGTACCCGAAGGTGCGACGATCACAGCCCACTACACCGGGGCGTTGTGCGTAGACGGTACTATTTTTCAGAGTAGCCATGATTTTGACGAGCCCATTACGTTTCCGCTTGACCGCGTGATTGCGGGCTGGACTGAGGGTGTTCCCGGTATGAAAGTCGGTGGTACGCGCCGCCTTATTATCCCTTCGGAAAAAGCCTACGGCTCTGTACGCGCCGCAGCGAATATCCCACCAAATAGCGACCTGGTATTTGATATCGAACTAGTAGCAATCAAATAG
- a CDS encoding LLM class flavin-dependent oxidoreductase, with translation MTKKSAIPHYQFGLDSFGDLATDSKGKLMSHAASIRLVVDEAVLADKLGVDVIGLGEHHRDEFAISSPEMVLAAIASKTKKITLASGVTVLSSDDPVRVYERFATLDAVSDGRAQVILGRGSFTESFPLFGYDLRDYEGLFEEKIELFSKLLDEKPVTWDGTFTQSLDAADVFPKTDKGRLDVRVGVGGSPNSVVRAAAYDLPLVLAIIGGSPERFAPYVELYRKAAAQFGHNAHPVGMHSPGFIADTDEQAIEISFPLFKEQMDKVGATRGWQPMTRQHFMNEVKGGSMYVGSPETVARKIAKAMKAVDVERFDLVYGFGPMKASDRRHMIELYGKKVIPRVRELLAGK, from the coding sequence ATGACCAAAAAATCTGCAATACCACACTACCAATTTGGCCTTGATTCGTTTGGCGACCTCGCCACAGATAGCAAAGGTAAACTCATGAGTCACGCCGCCTCGATTCGTTTAGTGGTCGACGAAGCCGTACTCGCCGACAAACTCGGCGTCGACGTCATCGGGCTCGGCGAACACCACCGCGATGAATTTGCCATCTCAAGCCCCGAAATGGTACTCGCTGCCATAGCTAGCAAGACCAAGAAAATCACGCTCGCGTCTGGCGTCACTGTCCTCAGCAGCGACGACCCCGTGCGCGTGTACGAGCGCTTCGCCACGCTTGATGCGGTATCTGATGGTAGGGCGCAGGTCATACTAGGGCGTGGTTCTTTTACCGAGTCGTTTCCACTCTTCGGTTACGATCTGCGCGATTACGAAGGACTGTTCGAGGAGAAGATCGAGCTCTTTAGCAAGTTGCTCGACGAGAAGCCTGTCACATGGGACGGCACGTTTACTCAGTCACTCGACGCCGCCGATGTATTCCCGAAGACAGACAAAGGCCGACTCGACGTCCGTGTCGGTGTAGGCGGCTCACCCAACTCAGTCGTACGTGCAGCAGCGTATGATTTGCCACTTGTCCTCGCGATCATCGGCGGTTCGCCGGAGCGTTTCGCCCCCTACGTAGAACTCTACCGCAAGGCGGCCGCCCAGTTTGGCCACAACGCGCATCCGGTCGGCATGCACTCGCCAGGTTTTATCGCTGATACCGACGAGCAGGCTATAGAAATTAGCTTTCCACTATTCAAAGAGCAGATGGATAAAGTAGGCGCCACGCGTGGCTGGCAGCCCATGACACGCCAGCACTTCATGAACGAAGTGAAGGGCGGCTCCATGTACGTCGGTTCGCCAGAAACGGTGGCACGGAAGATCGCTAAAGCTATGAAAGCCGTCGATGTAGAGCGATTCGATCTCGTGTACGGATTTGGCCCCATGAAAGCGAGCGATCGCCGTCACATGATCGAACTATATGGTAAAAAAGTAATACCACGTGTACGTGAACTCTTGGCAGGGAAGTAG
- a CDS encoding YitT family protein, with product MTIAHAKNIVFILLGSAITALGLQFFLLPNHLLDGGVTGLSIIAAHLSGWPLGVFLLLLNIPFVYLGYRRLGGTFAAYSTIGIVMLAILTSVHFNHGFTDTPILAAVFGGMFVGVGVGIVIRYGGIIDGADTVAVLIDRVTVFSVGEAIMTINGLIIALSGFVFGWEAAMYSLVAYFVAHKAIDVTVEGLNEDRSVWIVSMNVRDIGKAINSVIEEPVTYVKESNPKDPEPHGVLLAVITRFEEQKIKAAVYAVDPRAFIVISSAHEIIRSEES from the coding sequence ATGACGATAGCCCATGCCAAAAATATAGTTTTTATACTACTCGGTAGTGCTATCACCGCTCTCGGTCTTCAGTTTTTTCTCCTCCCAAATCATTTGCTTGACGGCGGTGTCACTGGACTTTCTATTATTGCCGCCCACCTAAGCGGTTGGCCACTTGGTGTATTCCTGCTACTCCTAAATATACCGTTTGTGTATCTTGGATATCGCAGACTAGGCGGTACATTTGCGGCGTATTCCACGATAGGTATCGTGATGCTCGCGATACTCACATCTGTGCATTTCAACCACGGTTTCACCGATACGCCCATTCTCGCGGCCGTATTTGGCGGCATGTTCGTTGGCGTGGGCGTGGGCATTGTTATCCGCTATGGTGGTATCATCGACGGTGCCGATACTGTTGCGGTGCTCATCGACCGAGTAACCGTCTTTTCTGTAGGCGAAGCTATCATGACGATTAATGGTCTCATCATCGCCTTGTCTGGATTTGTGTTTGGATGGGAAGCAGCCATGTATTCGCTAGTGGCCTACTTCGTTGCACACAAAGCCATTGATGTTACCGTAGAAGGACTCAACGAAGACAGAAGCGTCTGGATCGTGAGTATGAACGTGCGTGATATCGGCAAAGCTATCAATAGTGTCATCGAAGAACCAGTGACCTATGTCAAAGAAAGCAACCCCAAAGACCCGGAACCGCACGGTGTGCTACTGGCAGTTATCACTCGGTTCGAAGAGCAAAAAATCAAAGCCGCGGTCTATGCAGTTGATCCGCGCGCCTTCATCGTCATCTCCAGCGCACACGAGATTATTCGTAGCGAAGAAAGCTAA
- a CDS encoding NADPH-dependent F420 reductase — protein MAIRTVGIIGAGKLGITLAQLATKADYEVLVAGSGSPGKIALAIDTLTPGAQAVTARNAAQSDIVILAIPLGKFRSLPANALTGKLVIDATNYWWEVDGPRENILPDEQSSSQAIQGFLPASHVVKALNHMGYHHLHDEAAAQNMPTRKAIAIAGDHKEDIETVAQFIDTLGFDPLPIGNLAAGRTLEPGHPAFGANLTRQELAELIV, from the coding sequence GTGGCAATACGCACTGTCGGTATCATTGGCGCGGGCAAACTTGGCATTACATTGGCCCAGCTAGCAACAAAAGCCGATTACGAAGTACTCGTCGCCGGATCGGGTAGCCCGGGCAAAATAGCGCTTGCTATTGATACGCTTACCCCTGGTGCACAGGCAGTCACTGCTAGAAACGCAGCGCAATCTGACATCGTGATTCTGGCAATTCCTCTTGGCAAGTTTCGTTCTTTGCCTGCCAATGCACTTACAGGCAAACTCGTCATTGATGCCACGAATTACTGGTGGGAAGTCGATGGACCACGCGAGAACATTTTGCCAGACGAACAATCATCGAGCCAAGCTATTCAGGGATTTTTGCCTGCATCCCATGTCGTCAAGGCGCTCAATCACATGGGCTACCATCACCTGCATGACGAAGCTGCAGCGCAAAATATGCCAACTCGCAAAGCCATTGCCATCGCAGGTGATCACAAAGAAGATATTGAGACCGTCGCGCAGTTTATCGACACGCTTGGTTTCGATCCGCTACCTATCGGCAACCTAGCCGCGGGTCGCACACTTGAGCCAGGACACCCAGCATTCGGTGCCAATCTTACTCGACAAGAACTTGCAGAGCTTATTGTTTAA
- a CDS encoding SDR family oxidoreductase, with protein sequence MTRTQHTMQDPRSQYPALDIPEQRQKEPGLDSELQPKADHGETTYVGSGKLQGRKALISGADSGIGRAVAIAFAREGADVAITYLPSEQNDAEETLRIISKEAGETIAIPGDLSEETFAQDLPNNIMKAFGGLDIIVNNAGKQIYCDDITKLSTDQLDATFRTNIYSMFWIVQSALEFLPPGASIINTTSIQSYQPSAGLLDYASTKGAITSFTKGLSAQLIERGIRVNAVAPGPIWTPLQPSFGQPMEKLTHFGEQSPYGRAGQPAECAPAYVFLASQESSYTTGEVIGVTGGNWTP encoded by the coding sequence ATGACACGCACGCAACACACTATGCAGGATCCGCGCTCACAGTATCCAGCACTCGACATACCCGAGCAACGCCAAAAAGAGCCGGGGCTCGACTCCGAATTGCAGCCAAAGGCCGACCATGGAGAAACCACCTACGTAGGGTCGGGCAAACTGCAGGGACGTAAAGCCCTTATCTCCGGAGCCGATTCTGGTATAGGCAGGGCAGTAGCAATTGCGTTCGCGCGTGAAGGAGCGGATGTGGCGATCACTTATCTGCCCAGTGAACAGAATGATGCCGAAGAAACACTGCGCATCATTTCAAAGGAAGCCGGGGAAACTATTGCAATTCCCGGCGATCTGAGTGAGGAAACATTTGCCCAAGATCTGCCAAACAATATCATGAAGGCATTTGGCGGTCTCGATATCATTGTCAACAATGCTGGTAAACAAATTTACTGCGACGATATTACGAAACTTTCTACCGACCAGCTCGATGCAACATTTCGAACAAATATATATTCTATGTTTTGGATCGTACAATCCGCACTAGAGTTTCTGCCGCCCGGCGCAAGCATTATCAATACCACCTCCATCCAGTCATACCAGCCGTCAGCTGGACTACTCGACTATGCCTCCACAAAAGGAGCAATCACCAGTTTCACAAAAGGACTTAGCGCCCAGCTTATCGAACGAGGCATCCGTGTTAATGCGGTTGCACCAGGTCCGATCTGGACCCCACTCCAGCCCAGCTTCGGCCAGCCAATGGAAAAGCTGACTCACTTTGGTGAGCAATCACCATACGGTAGAGCCGGCCAGCCCGCAGAGTGCGCGCCGGCATATGTATTTCTCGCCAGCCAAGAATCGAGTTATACCACAGGTGAAGTAATAGGCGTGACTGGCGGTAACTGGACACCCTAA
- a CDS encoding OmpA family protein, protein MDFDFDFEDAKPWLIGIGAILLVAGVLFGMTYINVNSAIAKCTAAGYAKPDWSWRVTSCPADEDYASDSVALVVGNTADSPMPKLTDEADKYLRNSLAQTDGDLQFYLYSATPSGSRIQLDDLKVKKAGNVNSFVTNSSQTVDKIDKAIAQPASENGADYFNNIVAAGRAVTTSPSTKSPLVLVVGSGLSDSQPLNFANGDLLHADPADVLAQLKAKGTIAQDDLKGVRIVWSGLGVTTSPQQPLDATEKRNLRNIYNTIFNYMGARLVTDDTVMATESVKTDKTVTPVTVNGLSGGVVVYKLGENSIGFKPGTATIQDQAKANSALDGIIANYQKCPAAKLTVEGYTARPNGTIEATSDLSKSRADAVKKLLVARGVNDAAVMATGKGSSDFEGRVDEKDATGTWNSEKAQANRVVIVTMDSSGGCSG, encoded by the coding sequence ATGGATTTCGATTTCGACTTTGAAGACGCGAAGCCGTGGCTAATCGGCATCGGTGCGATTTTGCTGGTAGCTGGCGTATTGTTTGGCATGACGTATATCAACGTCAACAGTGCCATTGCCAAGTGTACGGCTGCCGGGTATGCCAAGCCGGACTGGTCGTGGCGTGTCACCTCGTGTCCGGCCGACGAAGATTATGCCAGTGATAGCGTCGCACTAGTGGTCGGTAATACGGCCGATAGTCCTATGCCCAAGCTCACCGATGAAGCAGACAAATATCTGCGTAATTCCCTCGCCCAGACAGACGGTGATCTCCAGTTCTATCTCTACTCTGCCACGCCAAGCGGCTCACGCATTCAGCTCGACGATCTGAAGGTGAAAAAAGCTGGAAATGTGAATTCATTCGTCACAAATTCGAGCCAGACTGTCGACAAGATCGACAAAGCGATTGCTCAGCCCGCAAGCGAAAACGGTGCCGACTATTTCAACAACATTGTAGCTGCCGGTCGTGCCGTCACGACGTCACCCAGTACCAAATCACCACTGGTGCTCGTAGTTGGTTCGGGATTGTCGGATTCGCAGCCGCTCAATTTTGCCAATGGTGATCTGCTCCATGCCGATCCGGCGGATGTGCTGGCGCAGCTCAAAGCCAAAGGTACAATCGCTCAAGATGATCTCAAGGGCGTCCGCATCGTGTGGTCCGGACTAGGTGTTACTACATCGCCCCAACAGCCACTCGACGCCACGGAGAAACGCAATCTCCGCAATATTTACAATACTATTTTCAACTACATGGGCGCTCGTCTCGTCACTGACGATACTGTCATGGCGACAGAGAGCGTCAAGACAGACAAAACAGTGACGCCGGTGACTGTCAATGGACTGTCTGGCGGCGTGGTGGTCTACAAACTTGGCGAAAACTCCATCGGATTCAAACCTGGTACGGCTACTATCCAAGATCAGGCAAAAGCCAACTCGGCACTCGACGGTATCATTGCGAATTACCAAAAATGCCCAGCTGCAAAACTGACTGTCGAGGGCTACACGGCGCGGCCAAATGGCACCATCGAAGCGACTAGTGACTTGTCGAAATCTAGGGCGGACGCTGTCAAAAAGCTGCTCGTGGCGCGTGGTGTGAACGATGCAGCCGTGATGGCGACTGGCAAAGGCTCAAGTGATTTCGAAGGCCGTGTCGACGAAAAAGACGCGACCGGTACATGGAATAGCGAAAAAGCACAGGCCAATCGTGTCGTCATCGTCACTATGGATAGCAGTGGAGGATGTAGTGGCTAA
- a CDS encoding DNA-3-methyladenine glycosylase has translation MNPNIHSILDAMDAIEAAKYLLGAELIREIDGKLLRVRIVETEAYHQSDAASHSYHGRTPRTDVMFGSAGHLYVYFTYGMHYCCNVVVGREGYGAAVLLRAAEPLEGQTHMQQLRDKDGIALTNGPAKLCQALQIDKVLNGHDLAKNPCKLLLRDPLPLDQIVQTTRIGISKARDEPWRFYIRDNPYVSHT, from the coding sequence ATGAATCCAAACATCCACTCGATTCTCGATGCAATGGACGCGATAGAGGCCGCTAAGTATTTACTCGGGGCAGAACTTATTCGAGAGATTGACGGTAAGCTACTACGCGTACGCATCGTCGAGACCGAAGCATACCACCAGTCAGACGCAGCGAGTCACAGCTACCATGGCCGCACCCCTCGAACCGATGTCATGTTTGGCTCAGCAGGACATCTCTATGTGTACTTTACCTATGGGATGCATTATTGTTGCAATGTTGTCGTAGGCAGAGAGGGTTACGGTGCCGCAGTACTTCTACGAGCCGCAGAGCCACTTGAAGGACAAACGCATATGCAGCAACTGCGAGACAAAGACGGTATCGCACTCACCAACGGTCCTGCCAAATTGTGCCAAGCACTCCAAATAGACAAGGTTTTAAACGGCCACGATCTTGCAAAAAATCCGTGCAAATTACTTCTGCGTGATCCATTGCCACTGGATCAAATTGTCCAAACGACACGTATAGGTATCAGCAAGGCCCGCGATGAGCCTTGGCGGTTTTATATCAGAGACAATCCCTACGTATCGCATACATGA
- a CDS encoding DUF2130 domain-containing protein, which produces MKKIKVAIQDEYTLVLQEAANKGDTVDLRTIHETDIDTTTVKNVVNSIKKDAFEAEVAKVREAIEREKALEAELKERKLLEKVTQLERDKDAAVELATARTKGELQADLAKLEAEAARIKVEKDAEITTLRAQVESVSQQTASDTKLAALEAQRQLEEKFRQQLSSKEAELSALSHQRELDAEKYKEQLRASETALVSLKEMRTRMSTKMIGESLEIHCENEFNRIRPIAFPGAEFGKDNTVSGTGSKGDYIYRETNDEGSEMLSIMFEMKNEHETTATKHKNKDFFKELDKDRREKKCEFAVLVSLLEKDNEYYDDIVTVHEYPNMFVIRPQHFITIIGFLRAGSLKSQELRKQIHALNNQHVDVTNFEQSMHEFKSSFSRNTDLTLKQFESAIDEIDKSIDRLNKVKENLMKSGNNLRLANNKAQDLTIKRLTRGNPTMATKFDEAREG; this is translated from the coding sequence ATGAAGAAAATCAAAGTAGCCATCCAAGACGAATACACACTCGTACTCCAAGAAGCCGCAAATAAAGGCGATACGGTCGACCTACGTACTATTCACGAAACCGATATCGACACTACGACCGTGAAAAACGTGGTCAATAGCATCAAAAAAGACGCCTTCGAGGCTGAGGTCGCCAAAGTGCGCGAGGCGATCGAGCGCGAAAAAGCCCTCGAAGCCGAGCTGAAAGAGCGCAAGTTACTCGAAAAAGTTACCCAGCTGGAGCGCGACAAGGATGCGGCCGTAGAACTTGCCACTGCTCGCACCAAGGGCGAGCTACAGGCAGACTTAGCGAAACTAGAAGCCGAAGCAGCACGTATCAAGGTCGAGAAAGACGCCGAGATCACCACGCTCCGTGCGCAGGTAGAATCCGTCTCGCAGCAAACTGCGTCCGACACCAAGCTCGCTGCACTCGAAGCGCAGCGCCAGCTCGAAGAAAAGTTCCGCCAACAACTATCTAGCAAAGAAGCAGAACTCAGCGCGCTCTCGCACCAGCGCGAACTCGACGCCGAGAAGTATAAAGAGCAACTCCGCGCCAGCGAAACCGCACTCGTGTCGCTGAAGGAGATGCGCACGCGCATGAGCACCAAGATGATAGGGGAGTCGCTCGAAATCCACTGCGAAAACGAGTTCAACCGCATTCGCCCAATCGCATTTCCAGGCGCCGAGTTCGGCAAAGACAATACTGTATCTGGCACCGGTAGCAAAGGAGACTACATATACCGCGAGACAAACGACGAAGGTAGCGAAATGCTCTCCATCATGTTTGAGATGAAAAACGAGCATGAGACAACCGCAACCAAACACAAAAACAAAGACTTCTTCAAAGAGCTAGACAAAGATCGCCGCGAGAAGAAGTGTGAGTTTGCTGTACTCGTCAGTCTACTCGAGAAAGACAATGAGTACTACGATGACATTGTAACCGTGCACGAATATCCAAATATGTTCGTAATTCGTCCACAGCACTTCATCACTATCATCGGTTTCCTCCGCGCCGGTAGTCTGAAATCACAAGAGCTACGTAAGCAAATTCACGCGCTCAACAACCAGCATGTTGATGTGACAAATTTTGAGCAGAGTATGCATGAGTTCAAGTCAAGTTTCTCGCGAAATACAGATCTCACGCTGAAGCAGTTTGAAAGTGCAATCGATGAGATCGACAAATCTATTGATCGTCTGAATAAGGTCAAAGAAAACCTGATGAAATCAGGCAACAACCTGCGTCTTGCCAACAATAAAGCACAAGATCTCACGATCAAACGCCTGACGCGTGGAAATCCTACAATGGCAACCAAGTTCGACGAAGCACGGGAGGGGTAA
- a CDS encoding threonine/serine ThrE exporter family protein, giving the protein MKLWPFGHRRIEKAVEAAALPLIEKFGSGLTPNMRALRMATTMADQLLSMGVSANSVVSKVLDVTDTYCERPVHIDISANVIMVSQLRGIEREPLTMIRPVAPRELNYMTIQSIQNLIYEIGKGQHTLDAAEALLETLLAHPKRFPWWAIMFGNASIVAGVTLMYTSDWQVIVTTFGIGIAIDRVLALLVRYSIPPFFRQAVAALFITLLAAGITALGSSGIEFFADTNPTLLVVGGVVMLVAGLVIVGAIQDAIDEYYVTANARIGKVVMLTVGIVVGILAGLYTARKLGIGIAVSTDPLALNSLAFQVIGASIAAAGYALASQTRRRAIVGVGLIGGVGLFVLSCIVANTTISAVPASGVAALIIGAAAAIISRLWRTPSVGIISGGIVPLVPGLALYTGLMQLIRYPPGDPLFPTAIGTLFTAVALALTIAAGASLGSMIGRPLRQQLASQRNTAAFAEFMRRQVKPTSANFLAGLALGRSGRRRHQAVRADEDPSEAT; this is encoded by the coding sequence ATGAAACTCTGGCCATTCGGTCACCGCCGCATAGAAAAAGCCGTCGAAGCAGCTGCACTGCCACTCATAGAGAAATTTGGCTCTGGCCTCACCCCCAACATGCGAGCCCTGCGCATGGCCACAACCATGGCAGATCAACTTCTCTCTATGGGTGTGTCGGCAAACAGCGTTGTGTCGAAAGTGCTCGATGTGACGGATACCTACTGCGAGCGACCTGTGCATATTGATATTAGCGCCAATGTCATCATGGTGTCACAGCTACGCGGTATTGAGCGCGAACCTCTGACGATGATTCGACCTGTCGCACCCCGCGAACTCAACTATATGACAATTCAGTCGATTCAGAATCTTATCTATGAGATAGGAAAAGGTCAGCACACGCTTGATGCAGCAGAGGCGCTACTCGAAACACTATTGGCTCATCCGAAACGATTTCCCTGGTGGGCAATTATGTTTGGTAATGCTTCGATTGTAGCCGGTGTGACACTGATGTACACGAGTGACTGGCAAGTGATAGTGACGACGTTTGGTATAGGGATTGCGATCGATCGAGTGCTCGCACTGTTGGTTCGCTATAGTATACCACCTTTCTTTCGACAGGCCGTGGCGGCACTTTTCATTACACTGCTGGCGGCGGGTATTACGGCGCTCGGTAGTAGTGGTATAGAGTTTTTTGCCGATACCAACCCGACATTGCTCGTGGTTGGTGGTGTGGTGATGCTTGTAGCAGGACTTGTCATAGTGGGCGCGATTCAGGATGCGATCGATGAGTACTATGTGACGGCAAACGCACGTATCGGAAAAGTTGTCATGCTGACAGTCGGAATAGTAGTGGGTATTCTGGCGGGACTCTATACGGCGCGCAAGCTTGGCATTGGCATCGCAGTGTCGACAGACCCGCTCGCGCTCAATAGTCTGGCGTTTCAAGTGATTGGTGCTAGTATCGCTGCTGCTGGCTACGCGCTGGCGAGTCAGACACGGAGGCGTGCGATTGTGGGCGTGGGGCTTATCGGCGGTGTTGGTCTGTTTGTACTGTCGTGTATCGTGGCAAACACGACTATTTCGGCCGTGCCTGCAAGTGGTGTGGCGGCACTCATCATTGGTGCGGCTGCGGCGATTATCTCGCGACTTTGGCGCACCCCGTCTGTGGGTATTATCTCTGGCGGTATCGTGCCACTCGTGCCCGGACTGGCACTCTATACTGGTCTCATGCAACTTATCCGGTATCCACCAGGCGACCCGCTGTTTCCTACTGCTATAGGCACACTGTTTACTGCGGTGGCATTGGCACTGACGATTGCGGCTGGTGCATCACTTGGCAGCATGATCGGACGACCTCTCAGGCAACAGCTGGCCTCGCAGCGCAACACGGCGGCATTTGCTGAGTTTATGCGGCGGCAGGTTAAGCCAACAAGCGCCAATTTCCTGGCTGGGCTGGCACTAGGTAGGTCAGGTAGGCGGAGGCATCAGGCTGTTCGTGCTGACGAGGATCCGAGCGAAGCCACCTAG
- a CDS encoding flavodoxin family protein has product MADTQSDFTGLKALFFNGTLKRSPEVSNTEGLLRASVNLMQKLGASAEIIRTIDHDIATGVQPDMREHGWKTDEWPQLFEKVKAADIVVVCGPIWLGDNSSQTKKLIERLYANSADTNGKGQYIYYGKVGGCIITGNEDGIKHCAMNVLYSLQHVGFTIPPQADAGWIGPVGPGPSYLDKGSGGPESDFTNRNITFMTYNLLHTAQRLRKAGGIPAEGNVPAAWNDGEQYGFANPEYRSPSK; this is encoded by the coding sequence ATGGCAGATACGCAATCTGATTTCACCGGACTCAAAGCCTTGTTTTTCAACGGCACGCTCAAGCGCTCGCCAGAGGTCAGCAACACTGAGGGGCTACTACGGGCAAGCGTCAACCTCATGCAAAAGCTTGGTGCCTCGGCCGAGATTATTCGCACAATTGATCATGATATAGCAACTGGTGTACAGCCAGATATGCGCGAGCACGGCTGGAAAACAGATGAATGGCCCCAGCTGTTCGAAAAGGTTAAAGCTGCTGATATCGTGGTAGTGTGTGGGCCAATCTGGCTCGGCGACAACAGCTCGCAGACAAAGAAGCTCATCGAGCGCCTTTATGCAAACTCTGCTGACACCAACGGCAAGGGCCAATATATTTACTACGGCAAAGTTGGCGGCTGTATCATCACCGGCAACGAAGATGGTATCAAGCATTGTGCCATGAATGTGCTCTATAGTTTACAACATGTTGGTTTCACAATTCCTCCGCAAGCGGATGCGGGCTGGATTGGCCCAGTAGGACCCGGGCCTAGCTATTTGGACAAAGGGTCGGGTGGCCCGGAGAGTGACTTCACCAATCGTAATATCACCTTTATGACGTACAACCTCCTTCACACGGCTCAGCGACTACGCAAGGCAGGCGGAATCCCAGCAGAGGGTAATGTACCAGCCGCCTGGAATGACGGCGAACAGTATGGGTTCGCTAATCCTGAATACAGATCGCCGTCCAAATAG
- a CDS encoding TrmH family RNA methyltransferase encodes MSDIITSNNNPTVRRLRKLATSGKTRREEGRTIASGTHLAHSFLDTGDTPEICIIATAAQANEEVIELVRQLQHTSTTLIEFADNIYESVADVHAAVGISIVFSIPEASNTALIGDALLVEDVQDPGNLGTMLRTAAASGITDVYLSPDCASAWSPKALRAGMGAQFALRIYEQSNLQKLIKSSQTPVYATMLTGDSVDLYDLDLRQPTAWLVGNEGQGVSTVLATLTTERVHIPQAATPVESLNVAAATAVCLYEQFRQRQSSQ; translated from the coding sequence ATGTCCGATATTATCACCAGCAATAACAACCCAACCGTTCGCAGACTTCGCAAGCTCGCCACTAGTGGTAAAACTCGACGCGAAGAAGGCAGGACGATCGCGAGTGGCACGCACCTCGCGCACAGCTTCCTCGACACTGGCGACACGCCAGAAATATGTATCATCGCTACAGCCGCGCAGGCAAACGAAGAGGTAATCGAACTCGTGCGGCAACTTCAGCATACCAGCACAACGCTCATCGAGTTTGCCGACAATATCTATGAGTCTGTCGCCGACGTACACGCTGCGGTCGGTATTTCTATCGTATTCTCCATACCCGAAGCCTCGAACACGGCGCTCATAGGAGATGCGTTGCTTGTCGAAGACGTGCAAGACCCGGGCAATCTCGGCACCATGCTACGCACCGCAGCCGCTTCAGGAATCACGGATGTCTACCTATCGCCAGATTGTGCCTCTGCATGGTCGCCAAAAGCATTGCGCGCTGGCATGGGTGCACAATTTGCACTACGCATTTACGAGCAAAGCAACCTGCAGAAGCTCATCAAATCGTCTCAAACACCCGTATATGCCACCATGCTCACCGGCGATAGTGTCGACTTATACGACCTAGACTTAAGGCAACCTACCGCGTGGCTTGTAGGCAACGAAGGGCAAGGCGTATCGACCGTGCTTGCGACCCTCACCACAGAGCGCGTCCACATCCCCCAGGCCGCCACGCCAGTTGAATCACTCAACGTCGCAGCAGCGACGGCCGTATGTCTGTACGAGCAGTTCCGCCAACGGCAGTCATCACAATAA